The genomic segment TGGGCTTGCCGACGATTTCGCGGGCCAGGGTGTGCCGGCCGTCGTAGAGATCGGCAGCGGCTACACACTCGGTGCCGGGAAGAGCGCAGGCGGTTGCCAGGACGCTGGAACCCTCCATGCCGATACCCACCATGCCGAAGCGGATACGGTCGCTGGGCGCCGAATAGCCGAACGCCGTGTAGTTGGGCTCCGCCTCAATTTCAATCGATTTGCCGGCCAGGGTGACTCCGGCAGCAGCCGCGGCCGTGGTGTGCAAAAACGCGCGGCGCGAGAGAAGTGATTTGGGCATGTCCTTTTGTTCCTTCAGGAAAGCACCAAAACCTTCTATCGCGGCGGAGGCTTCTGTCAAGAGCCGAACGGTTCCGGCGTGCACGCACCCCGGCCTGGTCAGAAATTGGAGTTCAGGACGTGGAAGAGGGCGTCGTACTTACCCGCCTCAACCGCGTATCTGAGCCCCTTGACGCGCTCCAGGAAACGAAGCCAGAACGCCTGACCGCTATTTCAATCCTGCGATAAACGACCGAATCGCCTGCAGCACTTCCGCCTCGTTGGTCATGAACACGTAGTGATTCGCTCCCGGAATGGTGATCAATGTATCCGCCGGAAACGCCTCCCGAACCGACGCAATCTGCTTTGCGTCCAGAGCTTCCAGGCTAGCCTCGAACTTGCGCGCGTCCGCCTGCACCGCGGGATCTGGATTCTTCTCAACCCACTGCCCCAGGCTGTGCGGACTCGCATAGATGAAGCACGCGGGCACCGGAATCTGCGTGTATTTCTTCCCTGCCGAGAGCACCGCCATCAGCATCGATCCACCCGGGTGATCAATGTAATCGCCCACCCGCCCGAACCACCGCGCCTTTCGCTGAAAATGAAACTCCGCCTCTGGAATCGCAAACCCATCGAGCCTGCCCACATAGGCCCGATAGGCCGCGAAGCTCGCCAAATCCGCCTTCTGCGGTCCCGGAGGCTGCGGCGCCTTCAGCTTAATCATGTCCATGACGTCCGCGCCCTTGCCGTTGTTGAACGCATACGAATACGCCGCATCGAGATACACCAGGCCCGCCACGCGCTCCGGATGCTGGTTGGCCACCGAGCTCATCTCCAGCCCGGCGAACGAGTGCCCAATCAGCACCGGCTTTTCCAGCTTCAGCGCGTCCAGAACTTCAAGCACGTCCCCACCCAGGCTGTCGGCCGTGTTGTCGTCCGAACGAAATCCAGACGCCCCGAAACCGCGCCGCGTAATCCCGACCACGTGGTACTGATTTGTCAGCTTCGGCGCGAAGTCATCGAAGACGTGCGCGGTGTTTCCTCCGCCCGCAAGCAGAACCAGGGCCCTGCCCGAACCGCCCCAGTCCAGCACCTCCAATGGGACCGTTTTGTCGACCGTGACAAAACGAACCGAGTGCGGCGAAGGATCATGCCATCCCCCGGAGCACTGGGTAATGAGCAGAACGGTCAACAGCGAAACCGGGAATACAGCGACGATCCGAAATCGACGCAGCATGGCTCTCCTTACACCCTCTCAGAAGTTCGAGTTCATCCCCTTGAAGATGCCATCATAGGTGCCTGTCTCTGCGGCAAACCGCAGCGGCTTCACGCGCTCAACAACAATCTCCGGAGGCGTCGGCTGGCTGGTCAGCAACGCAACCGTCTCCGCAATGTAGTCGTTCAGCGGCATGGCCCGCGGATCTTCGGCGCCATCCATCAAATCCGTCTGCACGTAAGGCGGAATGATCTCAACCACTTCGATATTGCTTGACCGGAGCTGCCACCGCAGCGACTGCGTATAGGAGTGGATCGCGGCCTTCGTCGCGCAGTAACTCGGCGTCAAGGCCAGCGGCACAAACGCCAGCCCCGACGACACGTTCATGATCGTCGCCTTCGGCTGCTGCTTCAGGTGCGGCAACAGCGCCGCCGTCAGCCGGATCGGGCCCAGCAGGTTGGTCGTGACAATCGCCTCCGCGTCTGTTAGTTCTTCCGGTTGTTCCAGCAGCTTCTCCGCGCGCATGATTCCTGCGTTGTTGATCAGCACGTTGAGCGCGGGAAACTTCTCCACCACATCCGCCGCAAACGAGCGAATGGCTCCCGCCTGCTCCACATCCAGAATCAGCGACTGCATCCCCGGATTTGCGGCGGTCGTCTCGTCCAGCGCCTTCTGCCGCCGCCCGGCAATGATGACCTGGTTGCCCAACTGCTGCAGTGACTCGGCAAGGCCACGGCCGATACCCGAGCCTCCGCCAGTGATAAGGATGGTGTTCCCCGAAGGATTCATGAAGGCGATCTCCTGGTAGCCATCATAGGACCCACCCCTTTGGTGGCAGCCTATGTGACGCGCATGATGCAGTGATTTCAATCACTGGGTATTGACGGGGCTTGAGGAACAATGGCAATGTCTGAGGTCTGGAAGCACGGGCCGATCGAGCCGGGTAGGAGTATTGAAATTGGCGGGCCAGGTTTTAGATATCTCGAAGCATGAGAGCACGGTTCGT from the Occallatibacter riparius genome contains:
- a CDS encoding alpha/beta fold hydrolase, translated to MLRRFRIVAVFPVSLLTVLLITQCSGGWHDPSPHSVRFVTVDKTVPLEVLDWGGSGRALVLLAGGGNTAHVFDDFAPKLTNQYHVVGITRRGFGASGFRSDDNTADSLGGDVLEVLDALKLEKPVLIGHSFAGLEMSSVANQHPERVAGLVYLDAAYSYAFNNGKGADVMDMIKLKAPQPPGPQKADLASFAAYRAYVGRLDGFAIPEAEFHFQRKARWFGRVGDYIDHPGGSMLMAVLSAGKKYTQIPVPACFIYASPHSLGQWVEKNPDPAVQADARKFEASLEALDAKQIASVREAFPADTLITIPGANHYVFMTNEAEVLQAIRSFIAGLK
- a CDS encoding Gfo/Idh/MocA family protein; this encodes MPKSLLSRRAFLHTTAAAAAGVTLAGKSIEIEAEPNYTAFGYSAPSDRIRFGMVGIGMEGSSVLATACALPGTECVAAADLYDGRHTLAREIVGKPIKTTRRYQELLDDKSIDAILIAVPDHWHMQVVVDALAAGKDVYCEKPMSHTSADGLAMVAAAQKTDRIVQIGPSAPVRSCAGRRTS
- a CDS encoding SDR family oxidoreductase; protein product: MNPSGNTILITGGGSGIGRGLAESLQQLGNQVIIAGRRQKALDETTAANPGMQSLILDVEQAGAIRSFAADVVEKFPALNVLINNAGIMRAEKLLEQPEELTDAEAIVTTNLLGPIRLTAALLPHLKQQPKATIMNVSSGLAFVPLALTPSYCATKAAIHSYTQSLRWQLRSSNIEVVEIIPPYVQTDLMDGAEDPRAMPLNDYIAETVALLTSQPTPPEIVVERVKPLRFAAETGTYDGIFKGMNSNF